ATATAAAACAAATACCAATAGGTATTTTGCTCATAACTTACACAGTGTAAGAGTATTAAATACGCTGATTCCTTATAATTTAACACTTGCCACCTTATCTGGCATCCTCTGCCATAATGGAGAAAAAGGACAACAGTATTATCGCCCATCAGATGTAACAAATTTTAACCAATATAATGAGATTATTGAAAAGTCGTACATTGAAGGTCCTAAATTTATGTCCACACTTGTAGCAAACTCTCTTGAAGGGTGCTTAGTAAGAATTTGTGATATGATTGCATATGTCGGCAAAGACAGACAAGATGCCTATAAAGCCTCTCTTACTACCACAAAAGAAGCAGATTATGCTAATACCGTTTTAGGCTCCACCAATCCAGAAATTATACATAACTTGACTTATAATATTATAAACAATAGTTACGGGCAGGATTATATTTCTCTAGATTCAGAATATTTTGATGCTCTGGTAGTACTTAAAAATGAAAACTATAAAAATATATACGAACGGGAAGAGGTCAGAGAGAAATATGATTCTTGCATAAAACCTATGATGGAAGATTTATATTACGCACTATTAGATGATTTGGTTTCAAATAATAGGAATTCCATGATATTTAAACACCATATTGATTTTGTCATGAACTTTAAAAGAACAAAAAACTATCCAGATACTGAACCTAATCAAATTGTAGTAGATTACATTGCAAGTATGACCGATGATTATTTTATTGCTCTTCATGAAAAAATGTTTCCAAAATCTGAACATAAAATTGAATTCTATTCTTATTTCTATAAAGAAAATCAATAGCTCGTCGAATAAAAAATAGCCC
The genomic region above belongs to Aminipila butyrica and contains:
- a CDS encoding deoxyguanosinetriphosphate triphosphohydrolase family protein; the protein is MSKYDLINPEINDSRKADFKANKSPHACSYRLSVRPNFSEGYDYIRTDFIKDVDKILNHPYYSRYTDKTQVFSFYRNDDITRRALHVQLVSRIARTIGAALNLNLDLIEAIALGHDIGHTPFGHAGEDYLNDLYKTNTNRYFAHNLHSVRVLNTLIPYNLTLATLSGILCHNGEKGQQYYRPSDVTNFNQYNEIIEKSYIEGPKFMSTLVANSLEGCLVRICDMIAYVGKDRQDAYKASLTTTKEADYANTVLGSTNPEIIHNLTYNIINNSYGQDYISLDSEYFDALVVLKNENYKNIYEREEVREKYDSCIKPMMEDLYYALLDDLVSNNRNSMIFKHHIDFVMNFKRTKNYPDTEPNQIVVDYIASMTDDYFIALHEKMFPKSEHKIEFYSYFYKENQ